The Cystobacter fuscus DSM 2262 region CCCCCGAGCCGGTTTGCTGTTCGTCGATTTCAGTTCGGGTGGGCTGCTCTCGCTGACGGGCGAGTCGGAAATCGTCTGGGAAGGGCCCGAGGTCGAGGCCTTCACGGGAGCGGAGCGGCTCGTGCGCTTCCGGGTCACGGAAGGCATGTGGATCGAGAACGGCGTGCCGCTCCGCTGGTCCGCGCCACAACCCGGTTAGGGCTCGGCGGGTGCCCGTGAGGTTGAAAACGTATGGACATGTCAAGAAATGAAAGGGCTAGAATCCAGGATAAAATTGAAATAATCGGGAAAGATGGAATCTCCAGTGAGCGCGTCGAGAGTGCCCTTCCTCCCCGGGGGAAAGCTCCGTGCGGCGGTCGTGTTCACGCTGTCCTGCCTCCTGTCGGCCAGCGCGCTGCCCTCCGCGGCGAGGGCGAGTCCGGCGAGCCATTCGTTCAACACGGGCTCGGGCGCCCTGAACGTCGACTACGCGGGGTATCTGTCGAAGCACGACGTGGTGTTCAACGCGCCCGTCACGGAGCCCAAGAGCGGGCTGACCGTGGGCAATGGGCGGGTGGGCGCGATGGTCTGGGACAGCGCCAACGGGCTCACGCTGCAGGTGTCCGGAGTGGATGCCTCCCAGGAGGGGTTCGCCTCCCAGGGGTGGGTGACGCTCTCCACCAACCCGGGCCTGAACACGGGGTCCTCCACCTTCCAGCAACGGCTCGCCCTGTATGACGGCGTCGTCACCACCCGGTACGACGGCAACCGCACGGTCACGATCCTCGGGGCCCCGAACTCCGAGGTGCTGGGCATCCACGTCGAGGACAGCCGGACGGGTGTCTCCAACATCACGTTGGATCTGAGCCTCTGGGATGTCAGCGCGTTCGGCGGGGGGGACGTCCCGGACATCAACACCTGGCGGAGCGTCTCCACCCTCGTCGAGGCCGGCGTGGCCGGGATCAGCCGGGGGCAGACCGACGCGAACCACTTCGGCTATACGCTGGCCGCGACGGTCGAGGGGGCGAGCTTCACGACCCAGTTCGTGAACAACAACAAGGTGCGGCTCACCGTCATGCCCACCTCCAGCTATACGATCTGGATCGCCTGCGCCAGCCGGTTGAACGCTCCCGGCTACGACTCGGTCAGCCAGGCCAGGAACCTGCTGAACAGTGTCAAGAGCACGGGATATGCCACCACCCTGAACAACTTCAAGAACTGGTGGCATGCCTTCTGGAACAAGTCCTTCGTCCAGTACGCCAACGCGTCGGGCGATGCGGACTACCTGGAGAACTTCTACTACCTCAGCACCTACATCATCGCGTCGGGCGCCTACGGCGATTATCCCTTCCACTTCATCAATGGCGTGTACAGCGCCGTCGCCGACGACGACAGCGGCAAGTGGAGCAACGCGTACTGGTATTGGAACCAGCGGGACGTCTACCACTCGTTCCTGGCCTCCAACCACGCGGACATGGTGAACATCTTCAACAACCTGTACAGCCGCAACTTCGCGGCGCTCAAGTCGTACACGATGACGCGGTATGGCATCGATGGGATCTGGGTCCCCGAGACGATGGGTTGGGACGGCAATGCGCGGGGAACCATCGGCAGCGACTTCACGCAGGACACGCTCTCCACCGCGGCGGAGGCGGCCCTGAACATGTACAGCCAGTATAAGTACACCCAGGACACGGCCTACCTGAGCGGCACGGCCTACCCGTTCATGAGGGAGGCGGCCAAATTCTACGCGGGCAAGCTGTCGTATGACCCGGGCAGCGGGAAGTACTACATGGCGTCGTCCAATGCCCATGAACAGCACTGGGACGTCCGCAACGCCATCACGGATCTGGCCGCGGTGCGCGGCCTGTTCCCCAAGACCATCCAGGTCAGCCAGCAACTGGGCCAGGACGCCACCCTGCGCTCGCAGTGGCAGAACATCCTGAACAACCTGGTGGCCTATCCGGTCGATCCGAGCAACCCGGCCCAGTACTTTCCCCATACGCCGCCGCTGTCGCCGAACCGGAACGGGGAGAACGTCGTCCTGGAGCTGGCCTGGCCCTATTCCGTGTCCGGCATCGGCGCCCCGGATCAGCAGATGCTGGTCAACAACTACTACAACCGGCCCTTCCCCTATGGCGGCAACAACGTCTGGGACCCGTCCCCCATCCAGGCCGCGCGGCTCGGACTCGGCGACGAGGCCTACCTCGGGATGAAGGCGATGATCCAGCGGTACCAGGACCATCCGAACGGACGCACGACGAACACCAACGGCGAGTTCGAGTACATGGGCGTGAACCTGATCGCCATGAACGAGTCGCTGATGCAGAGCTATAACGACAAGATCCGGGTGTTCCCGGCGCTGCCGGCCGACTCGACGATGAACGGCAAGTTCACGCTGCTGGCCAGCGGCGGCTTCCTGGTCAGCTCGGAGAAGGAGGGCAACGAGATCAAGTACGTTGGCCTCAAGAGCCTGTATGGGAACGCGGCCACGGTCGTGAACCCCTGGGGCACCCAGCAGGTCCAGGTCCGGAGGGTGTCCGACAACGCGATCATCACGTCGTCCTCGAGCGGTGAGTTGACGTTCAGCACGGCGGCGGGCACGGTCTACGTCGTCGAGCGGGTCGCCAAGACGCTCGGTGCCTATGCCTACCAGGCGCTGAGCGGCAGCCCGAACAACACCCTCAAGACGGTCACCTACAACGGGGTCCCCCGGGCCCTGGGCAGCTCGGTTCCGTACACGGGCCCCACGCCGACCTTCTACCCGGACCCCCACTTCGGCGGCACCGGCGTCTCCCTGGCGCCGGGAAGCCATGGCATCTCCCAGATGCAGGCGGCGGGCATCGCCAATGACAACATCTCCTCGATCCGGGTCCCCGCCGGCGTGACGGTCATCGCCTACGGAGATGGCGC contains the following coding sequences:
- a CDS encoding beta/gamma crystallin-related protein; translated protein: MSASRVPFLPGGKLRAAVVFTLSCLLSASALPSAARASPASHSFNTGSGALNVDYAGYLSKHDVVFNAPVTEPKSGLTVGNGRVGAMVWDSANGLTLQVSGVDASQEGFASQGWVTLSTNPGLNTGSSTFQQRLALYDGVVTTRYDGNRTVTILGAPNSEVLGIHVEDSRTGVSNITLDLSLWDVSAFGGGDVPDINTWRSVSTLVEAGVAGISRGQTDANHFGYTLAATVEGASFTTQFVNNNKVRLTVMPTSSYTIWIACASRLNAPGYDSVSQARNLLNSVKSTGYATTLNNFKNWWHAFWNKSFVQYANASGDADYLENFYYLSTYIIASGAYGDYPFHFINGVYSAVADDDSGKWSNAYWYWNQRDVYHSFLASNHADMVNIFNNLYSRNFAALKSYTMTRYGIDGIWVPETMGWDGNARGTIGSDFTQDTLSTAAEAALNMYSQYKYTQDTAYLSGTAYPFMREAAKFYAGKLSYDPGSGKYYMASSNAHEQHWDVRNAITDLAAVRGLFPKTIQVSQQLGQDATLRSQWQNILNNLVAYPVDPSNPAQYFPHTPPLSPNRNGENVVLELAWPYSVSGIGAPDQQMLVNNYYNRPFPYGGNNVWDPSPIQAARLGLGDEAYLGMKAMIQRYQDHPNGRTTNTNGEFEYMGVNLIAMNESLMQSYNDKIRVFPALPADSTMNGKFTLLASGGFLVSSEKEGNEIKYVGLKSLYGNAATVVNPWGTQQVQVRRVSDNAIITSSSSGELTFSTAAGTVYVVERVAKTLGAYAYQALSGSPNNTLKTVTYNGVPRALGSSVPYTGPTPTFYPDPHFGGTGVSLAPGSHGISQMQAAGIANDNISSIRVPAGVTVIAYGDGAFDGPSWTFTSDNANLANTGNDNTISSIKVLASSSPGVTFYPDPNFGGTGVTLGVGSYDIAQMRAAGIANDSISSIRVPAGRTLIAYGDGAFDGPSWTFTSDNANLANTGNDNTISSFRIQ